One Synechocystis sp. LKSZ1 genomic window, AATCAGGATAGCAATCTCGTAGCTCTATATCAATGGAATATAGGGCAAATTCATTGAGTTCAAATAAAATTAACTGCTTAGGTTTTTGTTGAGCAATTTGACGACAGAGTTCAGACCCAATTGATCCACCTGCTCCTGTAACTAAAACCACTTTATCAGTAATACTGCAACTTAGGAGTGTCGGATCGGGCAATACTTCAGGACGACCGAGAATATCAGTGATTTCAATATCTCGAACCTGGGTAATAGAGACTTTGCCGGAAATGAGTTCACTAAGGGTTGGGATAGTTTTGACCTTCAAGCCTTGAGCTGTTAACATGGAAACCACTGCTTGCTTACGCTGGGGGGAAGCAGAAGGGATTGCCAACAGCACCAAGTTAACAGAATAGTGTTGAGTGATTTGTGGTAATTTAACTGGATCAAAGATTTTGATGCCTTCAATGAAATGTCGCCAAAGCTGGGAATTATCATCGACAAACGCTACAACCTCAAAAACATTATCTAGCCGTAAAGATTGAGATAGTTGAAAACCTGCTTGACCCGCACCATAGATAATAACAGGCTGTCTCCAATCTTTTTGAAAAGCAATTTTTGTTTGAGTTAAATTAGAAGTAAAAAACTTATATAAAAACCAGCGAGCAATCAACCGAATCGCTACAATAAAGCAGAGGCTCAGTAAGAAATTGATAATTTCGATGGAACGGGGAAGTTGATGAAGACGGAGGAAGACATTAAAAGCAATAAAAATTCCTTCACTGGCCAATAGGGCCTTGAGAGATGTATAAATAAAAGCTGAGTGGGTGTATTTGAGAATTCCCCTATACACTCCCATCATTTGGAAGGTTATCAGCCGCAGGGGAATAATTAGAAAAATTACTAGATAATAACGTGTCAGTAAGTCTTTATTAAAAAGGGTTTCGGTAACAATAAAAAAGGAGAAATAGAACGCCACTAAAAATAGGACTGTATCTGTCCCATAAAGAATCAAGCGCTTCTGGGGTCTGGAAAGGTTAATAAAGGCTCTGAGTGTCTCTTTAAGAGAGACATATAAAAACATTTTGGTTTTCT contains:
- a CDS encoding nucleoside-diphosphate sugar epimerase/dehydratase — protein: MFLYVSLKETLRAFINLSRPQKRLILYGTDTVLFLVAFYFSFFIVTETLFNKDLLTRYYLVIFLIIPLRLITFQMMGVYRGILKYTHSAFIYTSLKALLASEGIFIAFNVFLRLHQLPRSIEIINFLLSLCFIVAIRLIARWFLYKFFTSNLTQTKIAFQKDWRQPVIIYGAGQAGFQLSQSLRLDNVFEVVAFVDDNSQLWRHFIEGIKIFDPVKLPQITQHYSVNLVLLAIPSASPQRKQAVVSMLTAQGLKVKTIPTLSELISGKVSITQVRDIEITDILGRPEVLPDPTLLSCSITDKVVLVTGAGGSIGSELCRQIAQQKPKQLILFELNEFALYSIDIELRDCYPDLNCVACLGSVTDAEHLQQVLIDYSVETIYHAAAYKHVPLVEINPTQGIINNVYGTWICTQVASQCQVETFVLISTDKAVRPTNIMGATKRVAELILQAFAQLPKQRTRFIMVRFGNVLNSTGSVVPRFQQQIKKRQPITLTHPEITRYFMSIPEAARLVIQAGAIGAGGEVFLLDMGEPVKIYDLAKHMIELSGLVLGKDIDIEITGLRPGEKLYEELLIQDDKVKQTCHPKIYGAQEATVPWEQLEPALNELLKAARARNLENLQAVLKHLVPEYQPKRELLSTKQLPVAALSSFSSTSTVKAKDVPFSTN